The Paenibacillus yonginensis genome segment ATCCAAGAACTCAGTATCTCAAGCGCTGACAGGCAAAGACGGGGTCAGCGAAGCAACCCGGGCTCTGGTTAAGGAGACCGCCGAGCTTCTGGGGTATGTCTATGGAAGAAGCCGCAAAGGGCAGCAGAACGAAGCTCCAGCTTCTCCTGCTCCTTCCGCTTCCGGGGTTCCTTTGGCTGGCTCGGTGCTGCCGGAAGGCGGCACCATTGCCCTGATTGCTTCGGATTATGCTTTTTCGAGAAAAACGTTTTTTGGCGACATTTATTTAAGTGTAGATAAGGAACTGAAGAAATACGGCTGCGAGCTGGTGATCCAGTCCATCAGTCCTGAGGATACGGAGACGCTTCGCCTGCCCGCCTTCCTGGAGAACCGTTCGGTAGACGGCATTCTGATCCTGAGCCATATCACCACACCTTATGTACAAGCCGTGCTGGATACCGGCATTCCTACCGTTCTGATCGACCATCATCATCCTTCGCTGGAAGCCGACAGCATCTTGACCAACAATCGGTTCAGCGCTTATGAAGGGGTACGGCATCTGATTGAGCTGGGCCACAGGGACATCGGATTTATGGGGGATATCGACTATTCTCCCAGTCATTATGAACGGCTTGAAGGCATGCGTCTCGCCGCCTTTGAAGCCGGCATCAAACTTCGCGAAGACTGGCTGATTCAGGATGCCGTCGAGGACAGCAGCTATGTACATGGAACAATCGCCG includes the following:
- a CDS encoding LacI family DNA-binding transcriptional regulator — protein: MKHKVTMQDIADHLNISKNSVSQALTGKDGVSEATRALVKETAELLGYVYGRSRKGQQNEAPASPAPSASGVPLAGSVLPEGGTIALIASDYAFSRKTFFGDIYLSVDKELKKYGCELVIQSISPEDTETLRLPAFLENRSVDGILILSHITTPYVQAVLDTGIPTVLIDHHHPSLEADSILTNNRFSAYEGVRHLIELGHRDIGFMGDIDYSPSHYERLEGMRLAAFEAGIKLREDWLIQDAVEDSSYVHGTIAEMKERPTAWFCVNDGFGFMITSALQHLGIKVPEEVSVVSFDNGYLSQVCTPSTTTLDVNRSLFASYALKQLFSRLENPQQPYTEILLPTQLLIRESTAPPPEKPSE